One Micromonospora sp. FIMYZ51 genomic window carries:
- a CDS encoding DUF3152 domain-containing protein — MTLVLAFAIMATVSVVRAAEQPTVPDRSAARVATDGPTPPSAVPSSGTGSFLVADQDSPVRGVAGPVVRYRVAVEQGAGQDPAEFATEVDAVLADPRSWIGSAELRMQRVAEADRADFTVYLATPTTSTAMCAEGGLHTEGYASCQLPGQVVINLARWLTAVPDYGAPVAVYRAYVLNHEIGHEFGESHEACPGPGRPAPVMQQQTYGLAGCVANAWPFLDGHRYAGDLVP, encoded by the coding sequence GTGACCCTGGTGCTGGCGTTCGCGATCATGGCCACGGTCTCCGTGGTCCGGGCCGCCGAGCAGCCGACCGTCCCGGACCGGAGCGCGGCCCGCGTCGCTACGGACGGGCCGACCCCGCCCAGCGCCGTGCCGAGCAGCGGCACCGGCAGCTTCCTGGTGGCCGACCAGGACTCGCCGGTACGCGGGGTGGCCGGGCCGGTCGTCCGATACCGGGTCGCCGTGGAGCAGGGCGCCGGGCAGGACCCGGCCGAGTTCGCGACCGAGGTCGACGCGGTACTGGCCGACCCGCGTAGCTGGATCGGCTCCGCCGAGCTGCGGATGCAACGGGTCGCCGAGGCCGATCGGGCCGATTTCACCGTCTACCTGGCCACCCCGACCACCTCGACGGCGATGTGTGCCGAGGGCGGGCTGCACACCGAGGGCTACGCCTCCTGCCAGCTGCCCGGACAGGTGGTCATCAACCTGGCCCGCTGGCTGACGGCGGTACCGGACTACGGGGCGCCGGTGGCGGTGTACCGGGCGTACGTGCTCAACCACGAGATCGGCCACGAGTTCGGGGAGTCCCACGAGGCGTGCCCGGGTCCCGGCCGCCCCGCGCCGGTGATGCAGCAGCAGACGTACGGTCTGGCGGGCTGCGTGGCGAACGCCTGGCCCTTCCTCGACGGGCACCGGTACGCCGGTGACCTCGTGCCCTGA
- the moeZ gene encoding adenylyltransferase/sulfurtransferase MoeZ — MSLPPLVEPAAELTVDEIRRYSRHLIIPDVGVTGQKRLKNARVLCVGAGGLGSPGLLYLAAAGVGTLGIIDFDVVDESNLQRQVIHGVSDVGRPKAESAAASVREINPLVEVVIHNTALDRENVREIFAQYDLIVDGTDNFATRYMVNDAAVLLGKPYVWGSIYRFDGQASVFWAEHGPCYRCLYPEPPPPGMVPSCAEGGVLGVLCASIGSIQVNEAIKLLTGIGEPLVGRLMVYDALEMSYRKIKVRKDPNCVLCGENATLTDLMEDYEDFCGAVSVEAQEAVVDATITATELKEWQDAGKDIFLVDVREPAEYEIVRIPGATLIPKGEILSGEALSRLPQDKQVVLHCKSGVRSAEALAALKAAGFRDAVHVQGGVLSWIKQIDPALPTY, encoded by the coding sequence GTGTCGCTGCCCCCGCTCGTCGAACCCGCCGCCGAGCTGACCGTTGACGAGATCCGCCGCTACTCGCGTCACCTGATCATTCCTGACGTCGGGGTGACCGGCCAGAAGCGGCTGAAGAACGCCCGGGTGCTCTGTGTCGGCGCCGGTGGCCTCGGTTCTCCTGGGCTGCTGTACCTGGCCGCGGCCGGGGTCGGCACCCTCGGCATCATCGACTTCGACGTCGTCGACGAGTCCAACCTCCAGCGCCAGGTCATCCACGGCGTCTCCGACGTGGGCCGCCCCAAGGCCGAGTCGGCGGCGGCAAGCGTCCGCGAGATCAACCCGCTGGTCGAGGTGGTGATTCACAACACCGCGCTGGACCGGGAGAACGTCCGCGAGATCTTCGCCCAGTACGACCTGATCGTCGACGGCACGGACAACTTCGCCACCCGGTACATGGTCAACGACGCGGCGGTGCTGCTCGGCAAGCCGTACGTCTGGGGGTCGATCTACCGCTTCGACGGCCAGGCGTCGGTGTTCTGGGCCGAGCACGGTCCCTGCTACCGCTGCCTCTACCCGGAGCCCCCGCCGCCCGGCATGGTCCCCTCCTGCGCCGAGGGTGGCGTGCTCGGTGTGCTCTGCGCCTCGATCGGTTCGATCCAGGTCAACGAGGCGATCAAGCTGCTCACCGGCATCGGCGAGCCGCTGGTCGGCCGGCTGATGGTCTACGACGCCCTGGAGATGAGCTACCGCAAGATCAAGGTTCGCAAGGACCCGAACTGCGTGCTCTGCGGCGAGAACGCGACCCTGACCGACCTGATGGAGGACTACGAGGACTTCTGCGGTGCGGTCTCGGTCGAGGCGCAGGAGGCGGTGGTCGACGCCACCATCACCGCGACCGAGCTGAAGGAGTGGCAGGACGCCGGCAAGGACATCTTCCTCGTCGACGTGCGGGAGCCGGCCGAGTACGAGATCGTCCGGATCCCCGGCGCAACGCTGATCCCCAAGGGGGAGATCCTCTCCGGCGAGGCGCTGTCCAGGCTGCCGCAGGACAAGCAGGTCGTGCTGCACTGCAAGTCCGGCGTCCGGTCCGCCGAGGCGCTGGCCGCGCTGAAGGCGGCCGGCTTCCGTGACGCCGTCCACGTACAGGGCGGGGTGCTCTCCTGGATCAAGCAGATCGACCCCGCCCTCCCCACGTACTGA
- a CDS encoding alpha/beta hydrolase, producing the protein MKPATLWPDQLLPAHSVPPPWPGREVRLDGLVTYVRDTPATGPDAEPALYVHGLGGSSQNWTDLAGLLADRLDGQAIDLPGFGRSAPGQRYTVPVFAQRVIRWIEHSGRGPVHLFGNSLGGAISVRVAALRPDLVRTLTLVSPALPFLDFRRSLQGRMLPLLAVPRGERLAAWRLAQLAPEVMAQQVMEACVADLSRICDQRRREALEEIRVRYQAEHYAAAYVRTFRGLVSSFLRSYLPGSDSLWRMAASVQAPTLVVGGRQDRLVDVRVAPQTARVIPDSRLLMLDGVGHVAQLEVPRLVARAVVGLLTESGDHGRRTDLAG; encoded by the coding sequence GTGAAGCCTGCGACCCTCTGGCCAGATCAGCTGCTCCCCGCACACTCGGTCCCGCCGCCCTGGCCCGGCCGGGAGGTCCGCCTCGACGGCCTGGTCACCTATGTGCGGGACACACCGGCCACCGGGCCGGACGCGGAACCGGCGCTCTACGTGCACGGCCTGGGTGGCTCGTCGCAGAACTGGACCGACCTGGCCGGTCTGCTCGCCGACCGGCTGGACGGTCAGGCGATCGACCTGCCGGGCTTCGGCCGCAGCGCGCCGGGCCAGCGCTACACGGTGCCGGTCTTCGCGCAGCGGGTGATCCGCTGGATCGAGCACTCGGGTCGAGGTCCGGTGCACCTGTTCGGCAATTCGCTGGGCGGCGCGATCTCGGTGCGGGTGGCGGCGCTGCGGCCGGACCTGGTCCGGACGCTGACCCTGGTGTCGCCGGCCCTGCCGTTCCTCGACTTCCGGCGGTCGTTGCAGGGCCGGATGCTGCCCCTGTTGGCGGTCCCCCGGGGCGAGCGGCTGGCCGCCTGGCGGCTGGCCCAGCTGGCACCGGAGGTGATGGCCCAGCAGGTGATGGAGGCGTGCGTGGCCGACCTCAGTCGAATCTGTGACCAGCGCCGACGGGAGGCGCTGGAGGAGATCCGGGTGCGCTACCAGGCGGAGCACTACGCGGCGGCGTACGTCCGGACGTTCCGCGGCCTGGTCTCCAGCTTCCTCCGGTCGTACCTACCGGGCTCGGACTCGCTGTGGCGGATGGCCGCATCGGTGCAGGCGCCGACGCTTGTCGTCGGGGGACGGCAGGATCGGCTGGTCGACGTGCGGGTGGCGCCGCAGACCGCCCGGGTCATCCCGGACAGCCGGCTGCTGATGCTCGACGGCGTCGGGCACGTGGCGCAGCTTGAGGTACCACGCCTGGTGGCCCGGGCCGTGGTCGGACTGCTCACCGAATCGGGGGACCACGGTCGCCGGACCGACCTGGCAGGATGA
- a CDS encoding DUF3152 domain-containing protein, whose translation MSRVSLPRSHRRQPGRHVRPSKSAAPVAGATRGSMPRRRPAVVARAAVVLAAVGAAVTLVAGGTGWLRGAAGANEVAGATPSSPAMAVAPPPVTPSPAPTSASPSPKPPVLREPGPVPSAGRGNFVIDDRTGPVLGTGGRMQGYRVAVEAGSGVDAGEFALAVQTALTGPGSWVDSGRLRLRQVDRDAGYDFTVYLATPRTAGRMCAAGGVDIRVGGRPYTSCRAPGKVIINLERWRLSVPHYVDAKVPLSVYRNYVVNHEVGHQLGNRHERCPGKGKPAPVMMQQTLFLNGCVANPWPYLDGRRYAGPRL comes from the coding sequence ATGAGCCGGGTGTCGCTTCCCCGTAGCCATCGCCGGCAACCCGGCCGGCATGTCCGGCCGTCGAAGTCGGCGGCGCCGGTCGCCGGTGCGACGCGCGGGAGCATGCCCCGGCGGCGGCCTGCGGTCGTCGCCCGGGCGGCGGTGGTGCTGGCTGCGGTCGGCGCGGCGGTGACGCTTGTCGCGGGAGGCACCGGCTGGCTGCGCGGCGCGGCCGGGGCCAACGAGGTGGCCGGTGCAACGCCGTCGTCGCCCGCGATGGCGGTCGCCCCGCCGCCGGTGACCCCGTCGCCCGCACCGACCTCGGCGAGCCCCTCGCCCAAGCCGCCGGTGCTGCGGGAACCCGGGCCGGTTCCGTCCGCCGGACGGGGCAACTTCGTGATCGACGACCGCACCGGACCGGTGCTCGGCACGGGCGGCCGAATGCAGGGCTACCGGGTCGCGGTGGAGGCCGGTTCGGGGGTGGACGCCGGTGAGTTCGCGCTGGCCGTGCAGACGGCGCTGACCGGCCCGGGTAGCTGGGTGGACAGCGGTCGCCTGCGGCTGCGGCAGGTCGACCGGGACGCCGGGTACGACTTCACGGTCTACCTGGCGACGCCGCGCACAGCGGGCCGGATGTGTGCCGCCGGAGGTGTGGACATCCGGGTCGGCGGGCGGCCCTACACCTCCTGCCGGGCCCCCGGAAAAGTGATCATCAACTTGGAGCGCTGGCGGTTGTCGGTGCCGCACTACGTCGACGCGAAGGTGCCGCTCTCGGTCTACCGCAACTACGTGGTCAACCACGAGGTCGGGCACCAGTTGGGTAACCGGCACGAGCGCTGTCCGGGCAAGGGCAAGCCGGCGCCGGTGATGATGCAGCAGACGCTCTTTCTCAACGGCTGCGTGGCCAATCCCTGGCCGTACCTTGACGGCCGGCGATACGCCGGTCCGCGGCTCTGA